From the Simplicispira suum genome, the window TTCGAATAGGTTGGCGATCGCGTGCACGGTAAGGCTGAGCGAAAAGATCGGCAGGATCAGCTGAATGACCCAGGTGGGCCATTCCAGCGTCTGGGTGTGCTCGGTGTAGAGAAAGTTGAAGCTCGCTTCGGCGTAGTCCTTGGCGTTGAATCCGGCGGCCGCAATGCCGCGCGGGTCCATCCAGACCCAGCACATCCAGACCAGCGCGAGCGCAAACACCAGCACGCCGAAGGTGGCAAGCACCTTCATGGCCTTCGCGCCACGGGGCGGCAGTTGGTCCGATACCAGGCCCACCGCAAAATCCATCCGCAGGCGTGTCATGACCGAGGCGCCGACAAACGTCAGCCAGACCATGGTGAATACCGCTGCCTCATCGACCCAGTAGATCGGAATGCCCGAATAACGTGTGACCACATTGAGCAGGATGAGCAGTACCAGCAGCGTCATCAAGGCCGTCAGTACGCCGCGTTCAAAGCGCAGCAGCGCGCTGGACAGGGCGATCGCCCAGCGCACGGGAGCCCGCGGGGCAGGCAGGGGTGCAGGGGGCAGGATGCGGTCAGACATGGAGTGCAGACAAGTTGATCGGAGCTTTGATCGGGGTATTTTAGAAATATGTTGTAAATATATCTATAGATCGAAGATGCCCGTATTGGGGGAAACCAGCGGTTGGGTTACTCGCTGGCCAATGAGACCGCTGTCAGGAAACGAGCCGCAAGATCTCCGCGTACAAAGCGGCAGGTACTGCGATGCCCTCTGCCTGGCTGCGCTCCCGGGCAGCAAAGCGCCGCTGCGATGGCAGGCGCGCGCCCTGCGCGGTGATGGCGTCGAGAAGGGTCTCGGCGCGCGCCGTTTGTGCTTCGCCGTCGCCACCGGAAAATGCGGCCGGATCGAAGGCCAGCACCAGTTCGCCGTGGCAAGGCGTGACGCCCGCGCCGTCGTCAAACGCCAGCGATTCCTGGCTGGTCCAGTCGCCAATCAGGGCGCCCGCCATCAGCTCCACCATGGTCGCAAGGGCCGAGCCCTTGTGCCCGCCAAAGGCAAGCATGGCGCCGCGTGCGATCTCGACCGGGTCGGTGGACGGCTGACCCGCAGCATCTACGCCGCAGCCTTCGGGCAGAGATTTTCCGGCACGCCGGTGCAACTCCAGATCGCCGCGTGCGATGGCACTGGTGGCGAAGTCAAATACGTAGGGATAGGGGCCTGGGCGCGGCCAGCCGAAAGCGATCGGGTTGGTGCCAAAAAGCGGTTGGTTGCCGCCTGCGGGCGCCACCCAGGCATGGCTGGGCGTCAGCGCGAGGGCGGCGAGGCCGTGCGCGGTGATGGCTTCGATCTCGGGCCACAGAGCGGAAAAGTGAAAGCAGCGGCGAATGACCAGCGCGCCCAGGCCGTGGCGGCGCGTGGCTTCCACCAGCGCGGGCAGGCCGCGCTCGAAA encodes:
- a CDS encoding Ldh family oxidoreductase, which gives rise to MTSTPPDSPAMVLIPETELGDIVQRALARMGLAGAHVQAIAKVIVSGQRDACQSHGVYRLISCFDAVRAGKVKLDAEPTVSITGGPIVQVDAQFGFSPLAFERGLPALVEATRRHGLGALVIRRCFHFSALWPEIEAITAHGLAALALTPSHAWVAPAGGNQPLFGTNPIAFGWPRPGPYPYVFDFATSAIARGDLELHRRAGKSLPEGCGVDAAGQPSTDPVEIARGAMLAFGGHKGSALATMVELMAGALIGDWTSQESLAFDDGAGVTPCHGELVLAFDPAAFSGGDGEAQTARAETLLDAITAQGARLPSQRRFAARERSQAEGIAVPAALYAEILRLVS
- a CDS encoding TRAP transporter small permease, whose translation is MSDRILPPAPLPAPRAPVRWAIALSSALLRFERGVLTALMTLLVLLILLNVVTRYSGIPIYWVDEAAVFTMVWLTFVGASVMTRLRMDFAVGLVSDQLPPRGAKAMKVLATFGVLVFALALVWMCWVWMDPRGIAAAGFNAKDYAEASFNFLYTEHTQTLEWPTWVIQLILPIFSLSLTVHAIANLFEELEVCPRIVHPGFDVVSADAVN